The following coding sequences are from one Tolumonas lignilytica window:
- the btsR gene encoding two-component system response regulator BtsR — protein sequence MLRVIIVDDEQPAREELRSLLAAYDELEVIGECSNALEAIPAIHKQKPDVVFLDIQMPRISGLEMVNMLDPEQMPAIVFVTAFDEFALKAFEENAFDYLLKPIEISRLEKTLHRLHKELAPQSYQPIAELAPLRSIPCCGHNRIFLVPLSDVEYIHSDLAGIHVCSAKQSGMTQLTMRTLEEKTPFLRCHRQYMVNPDQVAEIQLLENGSAEVITRAQQRIPVSRRYLKPLKQSLNIP from the coding sequence ATGTTACGCGTCATAATTGTTGATGATGAACAGCCAGCGAGAGAAGAGTTACGTAGTCTTCTTGCCGCATATGATGAGCTGGAAGTGATTGGTGAATGCAGTAATGCACTGGAAGCCATTCCTGCCATTCATAAACAAAAACCCGATGTGGTTTTTCTGGATATTCAAATGCCTCGGATCAGCGGTCTCGAAATGGTCAATATGCTTGATCCGGAACAGATGCCGGCGATTGTATTTGTCACTGCCTTCGATGAGTTTGCACTGAAAGCATTTGAAGAAAATGCGTTTGATTATCTGTTAAAGCCCATAGAAATATCTCGGCTGGAAAAAACGCTACATCGGCTGCACAAAGAACTCGCACCACAATCTTATCAACCAATAGCCGAGCTGGCGCCTCTTCGCTCAATCCCCTGTTGTGGTCATAACCGGATATTCTTAGTGCCATTATCTGATGTTGAATATATCCACAGTGATCTGGCTGGTATTCATGTCTGCAGCGCAAAACAATCGGGAATGACGCAACTGACCATGCGTACTCTAGAGGAAAAGACCCCGTTCCTGCGTTGTCACCGCCAGTACATGGTTAACCCAGATCAGGTAGCAGAAATACAATTGCTGGAAAATGGCAGTGCGGAAGTGATAACTCGCGCACAACAACGGATCCCGGTCAGTCGTCGTTATCTCAAACCGCTGAAACAAAGTCTGAATATTCCCTGA
- a CDS encoding carbon starvation protein A encodes MTHAITFVISALCILAICYRFYGIFFVRKVLQADDRQVTPSHALADGKNYVPTNRWVNFGQHFAAIAAAGPLVGPVLAAQYGYLPSFLWLLIGCVIGGAVHDTVVLFASMKYQGKSLSEVAKAELGPVAGWCTGLAMLFIITITMAGLSMVVVHALERNSWGTFAVFMTIPISMVVGLYHKHTGDLKNSSIVGFIAVLACVFFGPYIQGTFLGDWLTLHETTISLALPIYAFFATALPVWLLLTPRGYISSFMKIGVFGALIVGVVFINPEIQFPALTQFIHGGGPVLGGPVWPFISITIACGAISGFHAFIGSGTTPKLVDKWSDILPVAFGAMLAECVVGVMALIAATALHPADYFAINSAPAAFANLGMNVIDLPQLSKEIGLDLYGRTGGAVTLAVGMSYIFTKVSWFSSLASYFFQFVVMFEAVFILTAVDSGTRVSRYLIQDFFGEFYAPLKRIDWMPGAIGASVLACMMWGYLLMSGDIGSVWALFGVSNQLMASVGLIIGTTIILRLSQKRRYALTCLIPLAYLFVTVQYAGYWMISHVYFNPAAKGYNIFNGCISIIMLALGIIILISALRKWKELLVKTPTQRHQAALESATAPQQAS; translated from the coding sequence ATGACGCATGCAATAACATTTGTCATCAGTGCACTGTGTATTCTTGCTATTTGTTATCGGTTTTACGGTATCTTTTTCGTTCGAAAAGTACTGCAGGCCGATGACCGTCAGGTCACGCCTTCTCATGCGTTAGCTGACGGCAAGAACTATGTGCCAACCAATCGCTGGGTGAATTTTGGTCAACACTTTGCAGCCATCGCTGCGGCTGGTCCGTTAGTTGGCCCTGTATTAGCAGCACAATACGGCTATCTGCCCAGTTTCCTTTGGTTGCTGATCGGTTGTGTTATCGGTGGCGCGGTGCACGACACAGTCGTGCTTTTCGCTTCCATGAAGTATCAGGGCAAATCATTATCCGAAGTAGCTAAAGCTGAACTCGGCCCTGTTGCAGGATGGTGCACAGGGTTGGCAATGCTGTTCATCATTACGATCACCATGGCAGGTTTATCTATGGTGGTCGTACATGCCCTGGAACGCAATTCCTGGGGTACCTTTGCCGTCTTTATGACGATCCCGATCTCTATGGTGGTGGGTTTATATCATAAACACACCGGCGATTTGAAAAACTCGTCCATTGTTGGCTTCATTGCAGTTCTCGCTTGTGTATTCTTTGGACCCTATATTCAAGGTACGTTTCTCGGTGATTGGTTAACTTTGCATGAGACCACCATCAGTCTGGCGTTACCTATTTATGCATTCTTTGCAACCGCTTTGCCAGTTTGGTTATTGCTGACACCTCGCGGTTACATCTCTTCATTCATGAAGATTGGCGTATTCGGCGCACTGATTGTTGGAGTGGTATTTATTAATCCAGAAATTCAGTTCCCTGCCCTGACCCAGTTTATTCATGGTGGTGGCCCGGTTCTTGGTGGTCCAGTATGGCCATTCATTTCAATCACCATTGCCTGTGGCGCAATCTCCGGTTTCCATGCCTTCATCGGCTCTGGCACAACGCCTAAACTGGTTGATAAATGGAGTGACATCTTACCCGTCGCCTTTGGCGCGATGCTGGCAGAATGTGTGGTCGGTGTCATGGCGTTGATTGCGGCAACAGCACTGCATCCGGCTGATTATTTTGCTATCAACTCGGCGCCTGCTGCATTTGCAAACCTGGGAATGAATGTTATCGATCTGCCACAGTTATCCAAAGAAATAGGTTTGGATCTGTATGGCCGTACCGGTGGCGCTGTTACTTTGGCTGTTGGGATGTCTTACATCTTCACCAAAGTAAGCTGGTTCAGCTCTCTGGCATCTTATTTCTTCCAGTTTGTTGTTATGTTTGAAGCGGTATTCATTCTGACAGCAGTGGATTCAGGCACCCGTGTATCACGTTATTTAATTCAAGACTTCTTTGGTGAATTTTATGCACCACTGAAACGGATTGACTGGATGCCAGGTGCCATTGGTGCAAGCGTACTGGCTTGTATGATGTGGGGTTATCTGCTGATGTCTGGTGATATTGGCTCTGTCTGGGCATTGTTCGGGGTTTCTAATCAGTTGATGGCATCGGTTGGCTTGATTATTGGCACAACCATTATCCTGCGTCTGTCTCAGAAACGCCGCTATGCGCTGACTTGTCTGATCCCGCTGGCATATCTTTTTGTGACCGTACAATATGCGGGTTACTGGATGATCTCTCACGTCTACTTCAACCCGGCAGCAAAAGGCTACAACATCTTCAATGGTTGTATCTCCATCATCATGCTGGCACTGGGAATCATTATTCTGATTTCAGCATTACGTAAATGGAAAGAACTGCTGGTTAAGACACCCACTCAACGTCATCAGGCTGCGCTGGAATCAGCAACCGCACCGCAACAAGCAAGTTAA
- a CDS encoding acetate kinase: MNPTVLVVNCGSSSLKFAIVDPVSGEQYLTGLAEALGLPEANISWRFGDNEKQKDALVAGADHTAALTYLEEHILEGKPELMKSFIAVGHRVVSGGELFSQPTLITDEVVKGIEQCIPLAPLHNPAHLLGIAAARRLFSDLPHVAIFDTAFHQTMPAKAFMYPLPRELYTEHAIRRYGAHGTSHYYVTTEAAKMLGKPMSETNIITAHLGNGGSVSAIKNGKCVDTSMGLTPLEGIVMGTRCGDIDPSVVFFLIDTLGYTVEDVRNTLNKKSGLLGLSGKTSDFRGIIEGVEQGDENCQQAFDIYCYRLAKYIASYYVAVGKVDALIFTGGIGENSMPMRSAVLKLLEGFGFVEDEAGNAAARFGSSGLITKPGSTKAFVIPTNEELVIAQGAAEFAK; this comes from the coding sequence ATCAATCCAACCGTTCTGGTTGTTAACTGTGGCAGTTCATCACTGAAATTCGCTATCGTTGATCCTGTTTCAGGTGAGCAATATCTGACCGGTCTGGCAGAAGCTTTAGGTTTACCCGAAGCTAATATCAGTTGGCGGTTTGGTGATAACGAAAAACAGAAGGACGCGTTAGTTGCCGGTGCGGATCACACTGCGGCGTTAACTTATCTCGAGGAACATATCCTTGAAGGTAAGCCTGAATTGATGAAGTCATTCATCGCGGTGGGTCACCGTGTTGTATCTGGCGGAGAACTATTCTCTCAGCCTACACTGATCACTGATGAAGTGGTGAAAGGCATTGAGCAATGTATTCCACTTGCTCCGCTGCACAACCCGGCACACTTACTTGGTATTGCCGCCGCCCGTCGTCTCTTCTCCGATTTACCTCACGTTGCAATTTTCGATACCGCTTTCCATCAGACTATGCCTGCTAAAGCATTCATGTATCCGCTTCCTCGTGAGCTGTACACTGAACATGCTATTCGCCGCTATGGTGCACATGGTACCAGCCATTACTATGTAACCACTGAAGCCGCTAAAATGCTCGGAAAACCCATGTCTGAAACCAATATCATTACTGCTCACTTGGGTAATGGTGGTTCTGTCAGTGCTATCAAAAATGGTAAATGTGTTGATACCTCTATGGGTCTGACTCCGCTGGAAGGTATCGTAATGGGTACCCGTTGTGGTGATATCGACCCGTCAGTTGTGTTCTTCCTGATCGACACACTGGGCTACACAGTTGAAGACGTTCGTAATACGCTGAACAAGAAATCTGGCCTGTTGGGTCTGTCTGGCAAAACCAGCGATTTCCGCGGCATTATTGAAGGTGTTGAGCAAGGTGACGAAAACTGTCAGCAGGCGTTTGATATTTACTGCTATCGTCTGGCGAAATACATCGCTTCTTACTATGTTGCGGTCGGTAAAGTCGATGCACTGATTTTCACTGGTGGTATCGGTGAAAACTCTATGCCAATGCGTAGCGCTGTTCTGAAACTGCTGGAAGGCTTCGGTTTTGTGGAAGATGAAGCTGGTAATGCAGCCGCGCGTTTTGGCAGTTCAGGTTTGATTACTAAACCTGGCAGCACTAAAGCATTCGTTATTCCGACTAACGAAGAGCTGGTCATCGCACAAGGTGCTGCTGAGTTTGCTAAATAA